Proteins encoded together in one Pirellulales bacterium window:
- a CDS encoding TIGR00730 family Rossman fold protein yields the protein MQPDPVDLHKLQQAILDSASYLRVDQDLGFLQRQDMRAVRFQLELLKPEVAFKEQRIRSTIVVFGGTQIIEQSAAEQRVAALETSLAADPENPQLLRRVARARRQLGNAHYYDEARRFSRLVSGTCQVDGTCDYVVVTGGGPGIMEAANRGAHDVGAKSVGLNITLPEEQAPNPYITPELCFQFQYFAIRKFHFLLRAKALVTFPGGYGTLDELTDALTLRQVRRMQAIPIILYGTEYWKNVIDFQYLADEGVIADEHLDLISYADNPEQAWQQILDFHKPENQYWPTVS from the coding sequence ATGCAACCCGATCCCGTTGATTTGCATAAGCTGCAGCAAGCGATTTTGGACTCTGCCAGTTATTTGCGCGTGGATCAGGATTTGGGTTTTTTGCAACGACAGGACATGCGGGCGGTGCGGTTTCAATTGGAATTGCTCAAGCCGGAAGTCGCCTTTAAGGAACAGCGCATCCGGTCGACCATCGTGGTGTTTGGAGGAACGCAAATTATCGAACAATCCGCGGCGGAGCAGCGCGTGGCCGCGCTGGAAACTTCCCTGGCCGCCGATCCTGAAAATCCGCAGCTGTTGCGGCGAGTGGCGCGGGCCCGGCGGCAACTGGGCAATGCGCATTACTATGACGAGGCGCGGCGGTTTAGCCGGTTGGTGTCCGGAACGTGCCAGGTTGACGGAACATGCGATTATGTGGTGGTGACTGGCGGCGGGCCGGGCATCATGGAGGCGGCCAATCGCGGCGCGCACGACGTGGGAGCCAAGTCCGTCGGACTAAACATAACCCTGCCCGAGGAACAGGCCCCCAATCCCTACATTACGCCGGAGCTCTGCTTTCAATTTCAGTACTTTGCCATTCGCAAGTTTCATTTTTTGCTCCGGGCCAAGGCGCTGGTCACTTTTCCCGGCGGATACGGCACGTTGGATGAACTGACCGACGCCTTGACCTTGCGGCAAGTCCGGCGGATGCAGGCGATTCCGATCATCCTTTACGGCACGGAATACTGGAAAAACGTGATCGATTTTCAGTATTTGGCGGATGAGGGGGTCATTGCCGACGAGCATTTGGACCTGATTAGCTACGCCGACAACCCCGAGCAGGCGTGGCAACAGATTTTGGACTTTCACAAGCCGGAAAATCAGTATTGGCCGACGGTGAGCTAG
- a CDS encoding transglutaminase family protein: MNSIKNWHFFPLAWVVCCALAFPVAARAQFEEEKPEQSDAAPKLDQKLVQRLKVGAKVVANGGPCAGLRITTPVPIDWPEQKVKVVEEKATPNVRNVTFINNIAGGVRQMVITIPSLKANEIAEAYTIYEIERHSLVPPEKTDELKIPPKPSNELKKYLGTSPLIELGDREIIKLTKELPAEATGWARVEAIYDLTRDKVQYKEGPIKGAAKAVRDGTGDCEELTSLFIALCRLQKIPARTVWVPGHCYPEFYLEDAAGKGNWYPCQAAGSRAFGGIPEHRPILQKGDNFNDPDRPKERLRYVSEFMKGSAIKGGGKPQVDFVREVLAQ, encoded by the coding sequence ATGAACTCGATCAAAAACTGGCACTTTTTTCCCTTGGCTTGGGTCGTGTGTTGTGCGTTGGCGTTTCCAGTAGCCGCGCGGGCGCAATTTGAAGAGGAGAAGCCCGAGCAGTCGGACGCGGCACCCAAGCTGGATCAAAAATTGGTGCAACGGCTCAAAGTGGGGGCCAAGGTCGTGGCCAATGGCGGTCCCTGCGCGGGGTTGCGAATCACCACGCCGGTGCCCATCGATTGGCCCGAGCAAAAAGTAAAAGTGGTCGAGGAAAAAGCGACGCCGAATGTGCGGAACGTGACCTTTATCAATAATATCGCTGGCGGGGTGCGGCAAATGGTGATCACCATCCCCAGTCTCAAGGCCAACGAAATCGCCGAGGCCTATACGATCTATGAAATCGAGCGGCATTCACTGGTACCGCCAGAAAAGACTGACGAGCTAAAGATACCCCCCAAGCCTAGCAATGAGTTAAAAAAATACCTTGGCACCAGTCCGCTGATTGAATTGGGCGACCGGGAGATTATCAAATTGACTAAGGAACTCCCCGCCGAGGCGACCGGTTGGGCCCGGGTGGAAGCGATCTATGATTTGACGCGCGATAAGGTGCAATACAAGGAAGGCCCGATCAAGGGAGCGGCCAAGGCGGTACGGGACGGCACCGGCGACTGCGAGGAACTGACGTCACTCTTTATCGCCCTATGCCGATTGCAAAAAATTCCCGCCCGCACGGTCTGGGTGCCGGGACATTGCTATCCCGAGTTTTATTTGGAGGACGCCGCAGGAAAGGGAAATTGGTATCCATGCCAGGCGGCGGGGTCGCGGGCGTTCGGCGGGATTCCGGAACATCGCCCGATTTTGCAAAAAGGGGATAACTTTAATGATCCGGACCGGCCCAAGGAGCGGCTGCGGTATGTGTCGGAGTTTATGAAAGGGTCGGCGATTAAGGGGGGAGGCAAGCCGCAAGTGGACTTTGTGCGGGAGGTGTTGGCGCAATAG
- the argS gene encoding arginine--tRNA ligase, translating into MNILVELRNSLAAALADCGGSTPELLETLRPAGDPKFGDYQANCAMSLAKTLGKSPREVATQIAASLQKNPNFAALCHPPEIAGPGFINIRLRDEVLARHVAANLSDPRLGVPRESPARTFVIDYSGPNVAKPMHVGHIRSTVIGDALARTLRFLGHRVVGDNHVGDWGTQFGMILYGYKHFVDAAALERQPVQELARLYKLVRQLVDYHAAVINLPKQQEVLAQREAALARQKAEVSPDPKTAKQQEKAIRQQSESLAELREEVRGLQKRIATVSESAELSQLAAAHPGIGAAVLAETAKLHAGDAENVALWQRFLPACRAEIDRIYQRLNIQFDTQLGESFYHERQAPLVEELLAKGIATTSNGATVVFLDGFDTPMLIRKQDGAYLYATSDLATIQYRLDQYQPEEILYVVDHRQSLHFEQLFAAARRCWNLDHVRLRHIKFGTVLGQDGKPYKTREGKAEGLDALLDEAIERAARELASRREQITPDPAAESPITAQQDGIARIVGLSAVKYADLCQNRESDYQFDFDKMCALKGNTAAYMQYAYARVKSIFERGGRGSLDQAGEILGQGELRLEHPAERALALAALRFPEAIALVLADYRPHQLTTYLFELANQFSAFYEVCPVLQADTPTQLATRLALCALTARVLRQGLELLGIEVVERM; encoded by the coding sequence ATGAACATTTTGGTTGAACTACGAAATTCATTAGCTGCCGCGTTAGCCGACTGCGGAGGCTCCACCCCCGAGTTACTGGAAACGCTGCGCCCCGCCGGTGATCCCAAATTTGGCGATTATCAGGCCAATTGCGCCATGTCCCTGGCCAAAACACTGGGCAAATCCCCGCGTGAGGTGGCGACGCAAATTGCCGCCAGCTTGCAAAAAAATCCCAATTTTGCCGCGCTGTGCCACCCACCGGAAATAGCCGGACCGGGGTTTATCAATATCCGCCTGCGAGATGAGGTCCTGGCCCGCCACGTCGCCGCCAATCTGTCCGACCCACGCTTGGGCGTGCCGCGGGAATCCCCCGCTCGGACTTTTGTCATTGACTATTCAGGCCCAAACGTGGCCAAACCGATGCACGTGGGCCATATACGATCGACCGTGATTGGGGACGCCCTGGCGCGGACATTACGGTTTTTGGGCCATCGAGTGGTTGGCGACAATCATGTGGGGGACTGGGGAACGCAGTTTGGCATGATCTTGTACGGGTACAAGCATTTTGTGGATGCCGCGGCGCTCGAGCGGCAACCGGTGCAGGAACTGGCCCGGTTGTACAAACTGGTCCGGCAACTGGTCGATTACCATGCCGCCGTAATCAACCTGCCTAAGCAGCAAGAGGTACTGGCCCAGCGCGAGGCGGCACTTGCGCGGCAAAAAGCCGAGGTTAGTCCCGATCCAAAAACGGCGAAGCAACAAGAGAAGGCGATACGCCAGCAAAGCGAATCGCTGGCGGAACTGCGCGAGGAAGTGCGCGGCCTGCAAAAGCGGATCGCCACGGTGTCAGAATCCGCCGAGCTAAGCCAACTAGCCGCCGCGCATCCCGGCATCGGCGCCGCGGTTTTGGCCGAAACCGCCAAGCTACACGCGGGAGATGCGGAAAATGTGGCTCTCTGGCAACGCTTTTTACCCGCCTGCCGGGCCGAAATCGACCGCATTTACCAGCGGCTGAATATCCAGTTTGACACGCAGTTGGGCGAAAGTTTTTACCACGAGCGGCAAGCTCCGCTGGTTGAGGAGCTTTTGGCAAAAGGGATCGCCACGACCAGCAACGGGGCCACGGTCGTGTTTCTCGACGGATTTGACACGCCGATGCTCATTCGCAAGCAGGACGGCGCGTACCTGTACGCCACCAGCGACCTGGCAACCATTCAATACCGGCTGGACCAATATCAGCCAGAAGAAATCTTGTACGTGGTGGATCATCGGCAAAGCTTGCACTTTGAACAACTGTTTGCCGCAGCACGGCGCTGCTGGAATCTCGATCATGTGCGCTTGCGGCATATCAAATTTGGAACGGTCCTCGGCCAGGATGGCAAACCGTACAAAACCCGCGAAGGAAAGGCCGAGGGGCTGGACGCGCTGTTGGATGAGGCCATCGAGCGGGCGGCGCGGGAACTAGCCTCCCGCCGGGAACAGATCACACCCGACCCAGCCGCCGAAAGCCCAATAACCGCTCAGCAAGACGGTATTGCCCGGATCGTGGGCCTGAGCGCGGTCAAATACGCCGATTTGTGCCAGAACCGCGAAAGCGATTACCAGTTTGACTTTGACAAGATGTGCGCGTTAAAGGGAAACACCGCGGCGTACATGCAATACGCCTATGCGCGGGTAAAAAGTATATTTGAGCGCGGGGGGCGGGGGAGTTTGGACCAAGCGGGAGAGATCTTAGGTCAGGGGGAGTTACGACTGGAGCATCCGGCGGAACGGGCGCTGGCCTTGGCGGCTTTGCGCTTTCCCGAGGCGATCGCACTGGTGCTGGCGGACTATCGCCCCCACCAGCTCACAACGTATTTGTTTGAACTGGCTAATCAGTTTAGCGCGTTTTATGAGGTTTGCCCCGTGCTGCAGGCGGACACGCCGACGCAACTGGCGACGCGACTAGCGCTGTGCGCCTTAACGGCGCGGGTGCTGCGCCAGGGGTTGGAATTATTGGGGATCGAAGTGGTGGAACGGATGTGA
- a CDS encoding DnaA/Hda family protein → MERRVDGVVTIAPVPVLDIPGPWPRNEGHTEWPSTISLDTPAPSPPHSRGNSRHSPSSPKRPADSSPPQNPPPSQTTNFSPPRGTQSFAAGVENRLATEALQTLAGELGTFYNPLVLLGPPGSGKTHLARGLADIWRNKLANPAQVICLTGADFAQCVTQAHERQQVRPFQERIRQAVLLVVDDVTQLAGKRTAWVELQAALDDLVASGSQVALTSRLPLERINGLGEALLARLQGGLTVQLQLPDVASRALLWERYLGLWGVDLAPGVVPYLAQRPNITATEIFCQAERIASLAPQNSLLTPAEVRRLLPGGKSPLRPNMRTITNLCAKYFGFKAPDLLSPSRRRAVVNARNLAMYLARSLSEVSLEQLGRHFGGRDHTTVLHGIRTIEQRLRTDPDLRQAHEELRKMLATAD, encoded by the coding sequence GTGGAGCGTCGTGTGGACGGAGTTGTGACGATAGCCCCCGTGCCTGTGCTCGATATTCCCGGCCCCTGGCCGCGGAATGAGGGGCACACGGAATGGCCATCCACGATTTCCCTGGATACCCCAGCGCCTTCCCCTCCCCACTCCCGTGGCAATTCACGACATTCACCCAGCAGCCCCAAGCGCCCTGCGGATTCCTCCCCACCACAAAATCCTCCCCCATCACAGACCACGAATTTTTCCCCACCTCGGGGAACACAAAGCTTTGCTGCCGGAGTGGAAAATCGCCTTGCCACGGAGGCGCTCCAAACCCTTGCCGGGGAATTAGGCACCTTTTATAACCCGCTTGTGCTGTTAGGCCCCCCCGGTTCGGGAAAAACCCATTTGGCCCGGGGATTGGCCGATATTTGGCGCAATAAATTAGCCAATCCCGCCCAAGTTATTTGTTTAACCGGTGCTGATTTTGCCCAATGTGTCACCCAGGCACATGAACGCCAACAGGTTCGGCCTTTTCAAGAACGGATCCGCCAAGCTGTTTTGTTGGTGGTGGATGACGTTACGCAATTGGCGGGAAAGCGGACCGCCTGGGTGGAATTGCAAGCCGCCCTGGACGACTTGGTGGCCAGCGGGTCGCAGGTGGCACTGACATCACGCCTACCACTTGAACGGATCAATGGCCTGGGGGAGGCGCTCTTGGCCCGTTTACAAGGTGGTCTAACCGTACAACTGCAACTGCCGGATGTTGCCAGCCGCGCGTTATTGTGGGAGCGTTATTTGGGATTATGGGGAGTGGATCTGGCCCCGGGCGTTGTTCCTTATTTGGCGCAGCGTCCCAATATTACCGCGACCGAGATTTTTTGCCAGGCGGAGCGAATTGCCTCCCTCGCCCCCCAAAATTCCCTTTTGACCCCGGCCGAGGTCCGCCGACTTTTGCCCGGAGGAAAATCCCCCCTGCGGCCTAACATGCGGACTATAACAAATTTATGCGCGAAATATTTTGGCTTTAAAGCCCCCGATTTATTAAGCCCCTCGCGGCGACGGGCCGTGGTCAACGCCCGAAATTTGGCCATGTATCTGGCCCGCAGCCTTAGCGAAGTCAGCCTCGAGCAACTGGGGCGCCATTTTGGGGGGCGGGACCATACGACGGTTTTGCACGGTATTCGCACTATCGAACAACGTTTACGCACCGATCCTGATTTACGCCAAGCACACGAAGAACTTCGTAAAATGCTGGCTACCGCCGATTAA